Proteins from a single region of Phycisphaeraceae bacterium D3-23:
- the cysD gene encoding sulfate adenylyltransferase subunit CysD, with product MSPQNLTHLKQLEAESIHIIREVAAEFDNPVMLFSLGKDSMVMLWLALKAFAPGKLPFPLMHVDTTWKFQDMYKFRDQIVKEFDLDLIRYVNEEGVKNNISPFTVGSAKHTDIMKTEGLKQALNKYKFDAAFGGARRDEEKSRAKERVYSFRDKNHRWDPKNQRPELWNLYNSTVNKGESIRVFPLSNWTELDVWQYVYLESIPLVPLYFAAERPVVERDGTLIMVDDDRMPLEPGESPMMKQVRFRTLGCYPLTGAVESEADDLPRIIQEMLVATKSEREGRVIDHDAAASMEQKKIEGYF from the coding sequence GTGAGCCCGCAGAATCTGACACACCTCAAGCAGCTCGAAGCCGAGTCGATCCACATCATCCGTGAGGTCGCCGCCGAGTTCGATAACCCCGTCATGCTTTTCTCGCTTGGCAAGGACTCGATGGTCATGCTCTGGCTGGCGCTCAAGGCCTTCGCCCCCGGCAAGCTGCCGTTCCCGCTGATGCATGTCGACACGACCTGGAAGTTCCAGGACATGTACAAGTTCCGCGACCAGATCGTCAAGGAATTCGACCTCGACCTGATCCGCTACGTCAACGAAGAAGGCGTCAAAAACAACATCAGCCCCTTCACCGTGGGCTCGGCCAAGCACACCGACATCATGAAGACCGAGGGGCTCAAGCAGGCCCTCAACAAGTACAAATTCGACGCCGCGTTCGGGGGGGCACGACGCGACGAAGAAAAGTCCCGCGCCAAAGAACGCGTCTACTCCTTCCGCGACAAGAACCACCGCTGGGACCCGAAGAACCAAAGGCCCGAGCTGTGGAACCTCTATAACTCGACGGTCAACAAGGGCGAATCGATCCGCGTGTTCCCGCTCTCCAACTGGACCGAGCTCGATGTCTGGCAGTACGTCTACCTCGAGAGCATCCCGCTGGTCCCCCTGTACTTTGCGGCCGAGCGCCCGGTCGTCGAACGCGATGGCACACTCATCATGGTGGATGACGACCGCATGCCGCTCGAACCCGGCGAGTCACCGATGATGAAGCAGGTCCGCTTCCGAACGCTGGGCTGCTATCCGCTGACGGGTGCGGTCGAGAGCGAAGCCGACGACCTGCCAAGGATCATCCAGGAGATGCTCGTCGCGACCAAGAGCGAGCGTGAAGGCCGAGTCATCGACCACGACGCGGCCGCGTCGATGGAGCAGAAGAAGATCGAAGGGTATTTTTAG